In Variovorax paradoxus, a single genomic region encodes these proteins:
- a CDS encoding DUF3460 family protein, whose product MSIFRRPHYSSEITNFIEQMKEKKPTLEAEQRAGRALLWDKHLDRSLLEEYSEARVAQQPYVYQTQPK is encoded by the coding sequence ATGTCCATCTTCCGCCGCCCCCACTACTCTTCCGAGATCACGAACTTCATCGAGCAGATGAAGGAAAAGAAGCCAACGCTGGAAGCCGAACAGCGCGCCGGCCGCGCCCTGCTGTGGGACAAGCACCTCGACCGCAGCCTGCTCGAGGAATACAGCGAAGCCCGCGTGGCGCAGCAGCCCTACGTCTACCAGACCCAGCCCAAGTAA
- a CDS encoding segregation and condensation protein A, whose translation MNGDEDNGTLVVGMPDVIDQVALARLYGEPLFAMPKDLYIPPEALQVFLEAFEGPLDLLLYLIRKQNFNILDIPMAGLTRQYLSYVDEIRQTNLELAAEYLLMAAMLIEIKSRMLLPPKKVADGEEAEDPRAELVRRLLEYEQTKLQAAAISAMPTYGRDFWKGQVYIEQSLKPRFPDVDVAELRDAWADIMKRAKLVQHHKISREELNVREHMSIVLRHLQGQRFVEFEKLFDVSRGTPVLIVTFIAMLELAKETLIDITQAEAFAPIYVRLAYSPS comes from the coding sequence ATGAACGGAGACGAGGACAACGGCACGCTCGTGGTCGGCATGCCCGACGTGATCGACCAGGTCGCGCTCGCGAGGCTCTATGGCGAGCCGCTGTTCGCGATGCCGAAGGACCTGTACATCCCGCCCGAGGCGTTGCAGGTGTTCCTCGAGGCCTTCGAAGGCCCGCTGGACTTGCTGCTCTACCTGATCCGCAAGCAGAACTTCAACATCCTCGACATCCCGATGGCGGGGCTCACGCGGCAGTACCTGAGCTACGTCGACGAGATCCGCCAGACCAACCTCGAACTCGCGGCCGAGTACCTGCTCATGGCCGCGATGCTGATCGAGATCAAGTCGCGCATGCTGCTGCCGCCCAAGAAGGTGGCCGACGGCGAGGAAGCCGAAGACCCGCGCGCCGAGCTCGTGCGCCGCCTGCTCGAATACGAGCAGACCAAGCTGCAGGCCGCCGCCATCAGCGCCATGCCGACCTACGGCCGCGACTTCTGGAAGGGGCAGGTCTACATCGAGCAGTCGCTGAAGCCGCGCTTCCCCGACGTCGACGTGGCCGAGCTGCGCGACGCCTGGGCCGACATCATGAAGCGCGCCAAGCTCGTGCAGCACCACAAGATCTCGCGCGAGGAGCTCAACGTGCGCGAGCACATGAGCATCGTGCTGCGCCACCTGCAGGGGCAGCGCTTCGTGGAATTCGAGAAGCTGTTCGATGTGTCGCGCGGCACGCCGGTGCTGATCGTCACCTTCATCGCGATGCTCGAGCTCGCGAAGGAAACGCTGATCGACATCACGCAGGCCGAGGCTTTTGCTCCCATCTACGTCAGATTGGCCTATTCGCCAAGCTGA